In Devosia beringensis, a single window of DNA contains:
- a CDS encoding Dabb family protein has protein sequence MKFRADVSPAEKADIYAGLNALVGQIPGLLGADFGPNISPEGVSQGFNDGFIMDLADAAARDRYLVDPAHKAAGSRLVAALQGGRDGIMVFDLQVD, from the coding sequence GTGAAATTCCGCGCCGACGTCTCCCCGGCCGAGAAGGCCGATATCTATGCCGGCCTCAACGCCTTGGTCGGGCAGATTCCCGGTCTGCTGGGCGCCGATTTCGGCCCGAACATCTCGCCGGAAGGCGTGTCGCAGGGCTTCAATGACGGCTTCATCATGGACCTGGCCGACGCCGCCGCCCGCGACCGCTACCTGGTCGATCCGGCCCACAAGGCCGCCGGCTCTCGCCTTGTCGCCGCCCTGCAGGGCGGCCGCGACGGCATCATGGTCTTCGATCTGCAGGTCGACTGA
- the parC gene encoding DNA topoisomerase IV subunit A — translation MADTDTLPPADDQRVVDLKQALEERYLSYALSTITQRALPDVRDGLKPVHRRIIHAMRLLKLDPGQGYKKSARIVGDVIGKFHPHGDQSIYDALVRLAQDFALRYPLVDGQGNFGNIDGDNAAAMRYTESRMTDVAMRLLEGITEDAIDFKATYDGEDEEPVVLPSNFPNLLANGSTGIAVGMATSIPPHNVYELCEAALHLINVNPDATALELTQFVKGPDFPTGGIMVESASSIAHSYATGRGSFRLRAKWEIEETGRGVYLIVVTEIPYGIQKSRLVEKIAELLLAKKLPLLKDVRDESSDDIRLVLEPRARTVDAVILMEQLFKTSDLETRFPLNLNVLDRGAVPKVMGLPQALRAWLEHRKEVLVRRSNYRLGQIAHRLEVLGGYIIAYLNLDEVIRIIREEDDAKASLMATFELSDVQAEAILNMRLRSLRKLEEIELRKEHDNLTKEQGQLEALLASDKRQWASISKEIEALKKAYPLLEADGITPHKLGARRTILMDAPNADLSEVTEAFIEREPITVILSEKGWIRAPKGHSDDIDDKAFKAGDRLKLAIKCETTDKLLMLTTGGKVYTLGGDKLPGGRGQGEPVRIIVDMEEGQDIVDIFVYKPGRKRVIASSNGYGFIVSEDEMIANTRKGKQVLNVTTPDEAALLVPLNGDRVAVIGQNRKLLVFPLSQLAEMGRGKGVRLQKYKDGGISDLKTFYAADGLTWMDSSGRTYTKPMEELTDWLGDRATAGRQPPNGFPRNNRFVG, via the coding sequence ATGGCCGACACTGATACCCTGCCGCCTGCCGATGACCAGCGCGTTGTCGACCTCAAGCAGGCGCTTGAGGAGCGGTATCTCTCGTACGCCCTCTCCACCATCACCCAGCGCGCGCTGCCCGACGTGCGCGACGGCCTCAAGCCGGTGCATCGCCGCATCATCCATGCCATGCGACTGCTCAAGCTCGATCCGGGTCAGGGCTACAAGAAGTCCGCCCGTATCGTCGGTGACGTGATCGGTAAGTTTCATCCCCATGGCGACCAGTCGATCTATGACGCCCTGGTCCGCCTCGCGCAGGATTTTGCCCTGCGCTATCCCCTGGTCGACGGCCAGGGCAATTTCGGCAATATCGACGGCGATAACGCCGCTGCCATGCGCTACACCGAAAGCCGCATGACCGATGTGGCCATGCGCCTGCTCGAAGGCATCACCGAAGACGCCATCGATTTCAAGGCCACCTATGACGGCGAAGACGAAGAGCCCGTCGTCCTGCCCTCCAACTTTCCCAACCTGCTGGCCAATGGCTCCACCGGCATTGCCGTGGGCATGGCGACCTCCATCCCGCCGCACAATGTCTACGAGCTCTGCGAAGCCGCGCTGCACCTGATCAACGTCAATCCGGACGCCACCGCGCTCGAGCTCACCCAGTTCGTCAAGGGCCCCGATTTCCCCACCGGCGGCATCATGGTGGAGAGTGCCTCCTCCATCGCCCATTCCTATGCCACCGGCCGCGGCTCGTTCCGCCTGCGTGCCAAATGGGAAATCGAGGAAACCGGCCGCGGCGTCTATCTGATCGTCGTCACCGAAATTCCCTATGGCATCCAGAAGTCGCGCCTGGTCGAAAAGATCGCCGAATTGCTGCTGGCCAAGAAGCTGCCTTTGCTCAAGGACGTGCGCGACGAAAGCTCGGACGATATCCGCCTCGTGCTCGAGCCGCGCGCGCGCACCGTCGACGCCGTCATCCTGATGGAGCAGCTGTTCAAGACCAGCGACCTGGAAACCCGCTTCCCGCTCAATCTGAATGTGCTCGATCGCGGCGCCGTGCCCAAGGTCATGGGCCTGCCGCAGGCTTTGCGCGCCTGGCTCGAGCACCGCAAGGAAGTCCTGGTCCGCCGCTCCAACTATCGCCTGGGCCAGATTGCCCACCGCCTCGAAGTGCTGGGCGGCTATATCATCGCCTATCTCAACCTCGACGAGGTGATCCGCATCATCCGCGAGGAGGATGATGCCAAGGCCAGCCTGATGGCGACCTTCGAGCTCAGCGACGTGCAGGCCGAAGCCATTCTCAACATGCGCTTGCGCTCCCTGCGCAAGCTCGAGGAAATCGAGCTGCGCAAGGAACACGACAACCTGACCAAGGAACAGGGCCAGCTCGAGGCGCTGCTGGCCTCCGACAAGCGGCAATGGGCGTCAATCAGCAAGGAAATCGAGGCGCTCAAGAAGGCCTATCCGCTACTCGAGGCCGATGGCATAACGCCCCATAAGCTGGGCGCCCGCCGCACCATTCTCATGGATGCGCCCAATGCCGACCTCTCCGAGGTCACCGAAGCCTTTATCGAGCGCGAGCCGATTACCGTCATCCTGTCTGAAAAGGGCTGGATCCGCGCGCCCAAGGGGCACTCGGACGACATCGACGACAAGGCCTTCAAGGCCGGCGACCGGCTCAAGCTGGCCATCAAGTGCGAGACGACCGACAAGCTGCTCATGCTCACCACCGGCGGCAAGGTCTATACGCTGGGGGGCGACAAGCTGCCCGGCGGCCGCGGCCAGGGCGAGCCGGTGCGCATCATCGTCGACATGGAGGAAGGCCAGGATATCGTCGATATCTTCGTCTACAAGCCGGGCCGCAAGCGCGTCATTGCCTCGTCCAACGGCTATGGCTTCATCGTCAGCGAAGACGAGATGATCGCCAATACCCGCAAGGGCAAGCAGGTGCTCAACGTCACCACGCCGGACGAGGCTGCGCTGCTGGTGCCGCTCAATGGTGACCGCGTCGCCGTCATCGGCCAGAACCGCAAGCTGCTGGTCTTCCCGCTCAGCCAGCTGGCCGAAATGGGCCGCGGCAAGGGAGTGCGGCTGCAGAAGTACAAGGATGGCGGCATTTCCGACCTCAAGACCTTCTACGCCGCCGATGGCCTGACCTGGATGGATTCCTCGGGCCGCACCTATACCAAGCCGATGGAAGAGCTGACCGACTGGCTGGGCGACCGTGCCACCGCCGGCCGCCAGCCGCCCAACGGCTTCCCTCGCAACAACAGGTTTGTCGGATGA